Proteins from one Mastacembelus armatus chromosome 16, fMasArm1.2, whole genome shotgun sequence genomic window:
- the LOC113122090 gene encoding rap guanine nucleotide exchange factor 5-like yields MSWDCGLRYMFSVSPALQQGSMCILHDKEDLSRLEMVQKLAKDGCRFLQNHSKGPERTCESDEAVRVRLRERGYDALALRRMSSERPAPAASAKGGGREEARNWRYVVVSGTPEKILEHLLNDVTLDDDQGTTQGRESDTLLDDFLLTYPVFMSTSDLCQALLGHYCTRRYRGKEERKEALERKRKVLHLVSQWLSLCKHFLREDEHVKLFMKTLYRYVLDDLYEHPALETDVRELQKLYQLHLRHTVEEYSPQRKSKALFHQLSLKENGLQSRSTQRETKEVLCHVYITTDSYISMKAHAGTAAQELLQAVAERMDVPQGELVLVAVTYPEGRLLLQPQDRVLTDSLRPVGRLHMCRKDLGDVLNPLTDNSELQHRTARMLSLNTWDVAVALTSFDWSIFDSVHEQELVYFTFSRRTSSNHTVALELLLQRCNEVQLWVMTEVLLCPTLCKRVQLIKKFIKIAAHCKAQRNLSCFFAIILGLNTAAVSRLSQTWEKIPGKFKKLFSELETVTDPSLNHKAYRDSFKKMKTPKIPFLPLLLKDITFIHEGNKTFHDNLVNFEKLHMIADTVRLIRQCQRDHMGNGISQKSSCEVRAYTDHLHIIDNQQTLFELSHRLEPRA; encoded by the exons ATGTCGTGGGACTGTGGCCTGAGGTACATGTTCTCTGTGTCCCCTGCGCTGCAGCAGGGGAGCATGTGCATCCTGCATGACAAGGAGGACCTGTCCAGACTGGAGATGGTTCAGAAATTGGCCAAGGATGGATGCCGCTTCCTGCAGAATCACAGCAAGGGCCCTGAGAGGACATGTGAG AGTGACGAAGCAGTCCGTGTGCGTCTGAGGGAGAGGGGCTACGATGCGCTCGCTCTCCGGAGAATGTCGTCAGAGCGACCGGCCCCCGCTGCATCGGcaaagggaggagggagggaggaggcgAGGAACTGGAG GTACGTGGTGGTATCAGGGACCCCGGAGAAGATCCTGGAGCACCTGCTCAATGATGTCACACTGGACGACGACCAGGGGACGACACAGGGCAGAGAGTCAG ATACACTTCTGGATGACTTTCTGCTGACCTACCCCGTGTTCATGTCAACCAGTGATTTATGTCAAGCTCTGCTGGGACA CTATTGCACCAGACGAtacagagggaaagaggaaagaaaggaggCTCTGGAGAGGAAACGCAAAGTCCTGCACCTGGTGTCACAGTGGCTGTCTCTGTGCAAACACTTCCTGAGAGAAGATGAGCACGTCAAACTGTTCATGAAG ACTTTGTATCGTTACGTGTTGGACGATCTTTATGAGCACCCAGCCCTGGAGACGGATGTGAGGGAACTGCAGAAGCTGTACCAGCTGCACCTCAGACA CACGGTGGAGGAATATTCCCCTCAAAGAAAG AGCAAAGCACTTTTCCACCAATTGAGCCTGAAAGAGAACGGGCTCCAATCCAGAAGCACACAGAGGGAGACCAAGGAAG TTCTGTGTCATGTGTATATCACCACGGACTCATACATAAGCATGAAGGCCCACGCTGGGACGGCGGCCCAGGAGCTTCTGCAGGCGGTGGCAGAAAGAATGGATGTCCCCCAGGGGGAGCTGGTACTAGTAGCTGTCACTTATCCTGAAG GCAGGCTCCTGCTGCAGCCTCAGGACAGGGTCCTCACCGATTCTCTGCGGCCCGTCGGCAGGCTGCACATGTGCAGGAAGGACCTTGGGGACGTCCTG AACCCACTCACAGACAActcagagctgcagcacaggaCGGCTCGCATGCTCAGCTTAAACACGTGGGACGTGGCTGTTGCTCTCACCAGCTTCGACTGGTCCATCTTTGACTCAGTACATGAG CAAGAACTGGTTTATTTCACCTTCAGTCGCCGTACCAGCAGTAACCACACCGTGGCgctagagctgctgctgcagcgctGCAATGAAGTTCAGCTGTGGGTGATGACTGAGGTGCTGCTGTGTCCAACACTCTGCAAAAGGGTCCAACTCATCAAGAAGTTCATCAAGATCGCTGCCCA CTGTAAAGCACAGAGGAACCTCAGCTGTTTCTTTGCTATTATCCTGGGCCTGAACACTGCAGCTGTGAGCCGCCTCAGTCAGACATGGGAG AAAATTCCTGGGAAAttcaaaaagctgttttcagAGCTGGAGACGGTCACA GATCCTTCGCTCAACCACAAGGCCTACAGGGACTCCTTCAAGAAAATGAAGACGCCAAAGATCCCctttctccctctgctcctgAAAG aTATCACATTCATTCATGAGGGCAACAAGACGTTTCACGATAACCTGGTCAACTTTGAGAAGCTG CACATGATTGCAGACACAGTGCGTCTCATCCGGCAGTGTCAGAGAGACCACATGG GAAATGGCATCAGCCAGAAGAGCAGCTGTGAAGTGCGAGCCTACACTGATCACCTTCACATCATCGACAATCAGCAGACTCTGTTCGAGCTGTCACACAGGCTGGAGCCTCGTGCTTAG
- the LOC113122333 gene encoding solute carrier family 40 member 1, with protein sequence MSHRADASQCGGVVVEFESDDIRDARAKKARSIPGSALIYLKGPKFLIYVSGALSMWGDRMWHFAISVFLIELYGRNLLLTAVFGLVVAGSVLLLGALIGDWVDRNPRNKVAHASLFIQNISVTLCSIVLMLVFSYKQRIEQIWDGWLTVVCYTVVIVLADVANLASTALTIAIQRDWIVVITGYNRGHLAGMNATMRRIDQVTNILAPLAVGQVMTLASNVVGCGFILGWNLVSLLVEFFFLSRVYRIVPALSVKAPVVELDQVYLQSTERRRSQGEGNVAQPQPLTEGNCNTSLHLKEITDLPLCLRRFRWLVSTCKDGWRAYYRQPVFLAGLGLAFLYTTVLGFDCITTGYAYTQGISGSLLSLLMGVSAITGLMGTVMFTRLRKTYGLVNTGIISSCLHLGCLLLCVCSVFAPGSPMDLSLLMPYNSNSSTDFGRMAGQRQKHTYPLRGGSNQPLLPDRSSIHWTNNTVLFDNVPSGTEPESYTSIILLFLGVITARIGLWSFDLTVTQLLQENICESERGVVNGVQSSMNYLMDLLHFIMVISAPQPQHFGILVIISVLFITTGHTMYFLYAHKAKKKRSLGT encoded by the exons ATGTCCCACCGAGCAGACGCCTCCCAGTGTGGTGGTGTTGTGGTGGAGTTTGAGTCGGATGACATCAGGGATGCGAGAGCTAAAAAAGCTAGGAGTATACCAG GTTCAGCTCTTATCTACCTCAAGGGTCCTAAATTTCTTATCTATGTGAGTGGAGCCTTATCAATGTGG GGGGACCGAATGTGGCACTTTGCTATCTCTGTGTTCCTGATCGAGCTGTACGGCCGTAACCTGCTGTTGACTGCGGTGTTTGGACTAGTGGTGGCTGGGTCAGTGCTTCTGCTCGGGGCTCTGATTGGAGACTGGGTTGATCGCAATCCCAGAAATAAAG TTGCACATGCGTCTCTTTTCATTCAGAACATCTCAGTGACATTGTGTAGCATTGTGCTCATGTTGGTCTTCTCATATAAGCAAAGGATTGAACAGATCTGGGACGGATGGCTTACT GTGGTTTGTTATACGGTGGTGATCGTCCTGGCAGATGTAGCGAACCTTGCAAGCACAGCGCTGACCATTGCCATTCAGAGGGACTGGATTGTGGTTATCACAGGCTACAACCGAGGTCACCTGGCCG GAATGAATGCCACCATGAGGCGGATAGATCAGGTGACTAACATCCTGGCCCCACTGGCAGTGGGACAGGTCATGACCCTGGCCTCCAATGTGGTTGGCTGTGGCTTCATCCTGGGCTGGAACCTCGTGTCTCTCCTCGTGGAGTTCTTCTTCCTGTCACGGGTGTACCGCATCGTCCCTGCTCTTTCGGTCAAAGCGCCAGTGGTGGAGCTGGACCAGGTGTATCTGCAGAGCACAGAGAGGAGAAGGTCACAAG GGGAAGGAAATGTTGCTCAACCTCAGCCTCTCACTGAAGGCAACTGCAACACAAGCCTGCACCTAAAGGAAATAACCGACCTGCCGCTGTGTCTCCGGAGGTTTCGCTGGCTGGTGAGCACCTGTAAGGACGGCTGGAGGGCCTATTATCGCCAGCCTGTCTTCCTGGCAGGATTGGGTCTGGCTTTCCTTTACACCACAGTGCTGGGATTTGACTGCATCACCACCGGCTATGCCTACACTCAGGGCATAAGCGGCTCTCTCCTCAGTCTGCTGATGGGCGTGTCAGCTATCACAGGGCTGATGGGCACCGTGATGTTCACCAGACTCAGGAAGACCTACGGCCTGGTTAATACGGGCATCATCTCAAGCTGCCTCCACCTGGGCTgcttgctgctgtgtgtgtgctctgtgttcGCCCCTGGCAGTCCAATGGATCTTAGCTTGCTTATGCCCTACAACTCCAACTCTTCTACTGACTTTGGACGGATGGCAGGCCAGAGGCAAAAACATACGTATCCTCTGAGGGGAGGCAGCAATCAGCCCCTGCTGCCCGACCGCTCCTCCATTCACTGGACCAACAACACTGTGCTTTTTGACAACGTGCCCTCTGGCACAGAACCAGAATCTTATACCTCCATTATCTTGCTGTTCTTAGGCGTCATCACAGCACGCATCG GTCTCTGGTCCTTCGACTTGACAGTGacccagctgctgcaggaaaacatCTGCGAGTCAGAAAGAGGTGTGGTAAACGGGGTGCAGAGCTCTATGAATTACCTTATGGATCTGCTTCACTTCATCATGGTGATCTCTGCTCCACAGCCACAACACTTCGGCATCCTAGTTATTATTTCTGTGTTATTCATCACCACTGGGCACACCATGTACTTCCTGTATGCACACAAAGCCAAGAAAAAACGCAGCCTCGGCACATAA